The Primulina tabacum isolate GXHZ01 chromosome 7, ASM2559414v2, whole genome shotgun sequence genome includes a window with the following:
- the LOC142551086 gene encoding uncharacterized protein LOC142551086, producing MRDFPSCFGENGVQVADASCSSVGASKVCQNSVTSVYKCKLFAKTCLISIVWGKNLMGQCLSVEIGDVSNYFLCKVDVRSSLFSKKKGSKFFEVNSSKIEVFWDLSLAKFGSGLEPLEGYYVAVLCKGEMVLVIGDMKKEAFQKTGAKFSLSSAIFISKRENIYGKRVFGTKAQFCDNGQIHDLRIECDTNLSDDPFLLVRVDAKTVMQIQHLKWKFRGNYSILVDGLQVEVFWDVHNWFFGQSLGNAVFMFQTSSSAEKLWTSPSISDSSMFSWSCSESFRESKSSGLGFSLFLYAWKNE from the coding sequence ATGAGGGATTTCCCTTCTTGCTTTGGGGAAAATGGCGTTCAAGTTGCTGATGCTTCTTGCTCAAGTGTTGGGGCGAGTAAAGTCTGTCAGAATTCTGTTACCTCTGTTTATAAATGTAAATTGTTTGCTAAAACTTGTTTAATCAGCATTGTGTGGGGCAAAAACTTGATGGGTCAATGTCTTAGTGTTGAAATAGGTGATGTATCGAATTATTTCTTATGTAAGGTAGATGTGAGATCTTCTCTGTTCTCCAAGAAGAAAGGGTCCAAGTTTTTTGAAGTGAACTCGAGTAAGATTGAAGTGTTTTGGGATCTTTCTTTGGCAAAATTTGGATCTGGGCTTGAGCCATTAGAGGGATATTATGTTGCAGTTTTGTGTAAAGGAGAGATGGTTCTGGTTATTGGGGATATGAAGAAGGAGGCCTTCCAGAAAACCGGGGCAAAATTTTCCCTCTCTAGTGCAATTTTCATTTCTAAGAGAGAGAACATTTATGGGAAGAGGGTTTTCGGTACCAAGGCACAATTTTGTGATAATGGCCAGATTCATGACCTGAGAATTGAATGTGACACGAATTTGAGCGACGATCCGTTCCTTCTGGTTCGTGTTGATGCAAAAACCGTGATGCAGATCCAGCATCTAAAGTGGAAATTCAGAGGGAATTATTCGATCTTGGTTGATGGGCTACAGGTTGAAGTGTTTTGGGATGTCCATAATTGGTTTTTCGGGCAGAGTTTAGGAAACGCTGTGTTCATGTTTCAAACTAGTTCATCTGCCGAGAAGTTGTGGACTAGCCCCTCGATTTCGGATTCATCTATGTTTTCTTGGAGCTGCTCGGAGAGTTTCAGGGAATCTAAATCATCGGGTCTtggtttttctttgtttttgtaTGCTTGGAAGAATGAATAG